In the genome of Croceimicrobium hydrocarbonivorans, one region contains:
- a CDS encoding MFS transporter yields the protein MTNKRIQFGWAFYDWANSVYSLVISTAIFPIYFAAVSPEEISFLGTEFESTALYSYSLSFSFVIVAILSPFLSGIADYSGSKRTFLKVFAYMGSLACMGLYFFDADNVYLGIGLSVIASVGFWGSIVFYNAFLPEIASPEEQDRLSARGFTLGYIGSGLLLIINLVMIIFFESLGFPDTGTATRFSFLLTGIWWIGFAQITFRRLPYNVHHRKPKSEGYLWQGFRELRAVMSKLKEDPRLKVFLYSFFFFSVGVQTIILLASLFGSEELGLDSNKLIATILIIQFVAIGGANLFARLAQKRGNILSLKISIGIWALICVLAFFLNREDTLVEYKFYGVGALVGLVMGGIQSVSRSTYSKLLPETQSTASFFSFYDVSEKVAIICGTLVYGYLIDITGDMKASALAMSAFFIIGFLQLLRLRRSAWVY from the coding sequence ATGACCAACAAACGAATTCAGTTCGGATGGGCCTTCTATGATTGGGCTAATTCCGTGTACTCGCTGGTAATTTCCACGGCCATTTTTCCCATTTATTTTGCAGCGGTTAGTCCGGAAGAGATTTCGTTTCTCGGAACTGAATTTGAGAGTACCGCTCTCTATTCGTATTCGCTTTCTTTCTCTTTCGTTATAGTGGCCATTTTGAGTCCTTTCTTATCCGGCATTGCCGATTACTCGGGTAGTAAGCGCACCTTCTTAAAGGTCTTTGCTTATATGGGATCTTTAGCTTGTATGGGACTTTATTTTTTTGATGCGGATAATGTTTATCTCGGTATCGGCCTTAGCGTAATTGCCAGCGTGGGTTTTTGGGGTTCTATAGTTTTTTACAATGCCTTTTTACCGGAAATCGCCAGTCCGGAGGAGCAAGATCGTTTGAGTGCACGTGGTTTTACCCTGGGCTATATTGGTTCCGGACTGCTGTTAATTATCAATCTGGTCATGATTATCTTCTTTGAGAGTTTGGGTTTTCCGGATACAGGAACAGCAACGAGATTCAGCTTCCTGTTAACGGGGATTTGGTGGATAGGATTTGCTCAGATCACATTTAGAAGATTACCCTATAATGTGCATCATCGTAAACCAAAGTCGGAAGGTTATTTATGGCAGGGCTTTCGTGAATTGAGAGCGGTGATGTCTAAGTTGAAAGAAGATCCTCGGCTTAAGGTGTTCCTCTACAGTTTTTTCTTTTTCAGTGTAGGGGTTCAGACCATTATACTTTTGGCGAGCCTATTTGGCAGTGAAGAACTAGGCTTGGATAGCAATAAGTTGATTGCTACCATCTTAATTATTCAATTTGTGGCGATAGGTGGTGCGAATTTATTTGCCAGGCTTGCTCAGAAAAGGGGTAATATTCTCTCCTTAAAAATCAGTATTGGTATTTGGGCTTTAATTTGTGTTTTAGCCTTTTTCCTGAATCGTGAGGATACTTTAGTAGAATACAAATTTTACGGGGTAGGTGCCCTAGTTGGTTTAGTAATGGGAGGAATTCAGTCGGTTAGTCGCAGTACCTATTCTAAGCTATTACCAGAGACGCAATCCACCGCCTCATTCTTTAGCTTTTACGATGTAAGTGAAAAGGTAGCCATCATTTGTGGTACCCTCGTTTATGGCTATTTAATTGATATTACCGGAGATATGAAAGCCAGTGCCTTAGCCATGTCGGCCTTCTTTATCATTGGCTTTTTACAATTACTACGCTTGCGCAGAAGCGCCTGGGTTTATTGA
- a CDS encoding OB-fold protein yields the protein MKKFALPLLILGILALAAYWYVFHKPHRDLIHEEAAFSLSANNLMSDFQKDRALADSLYIDQIISLKGVVKELQEAALILEPGIYGSLDSTESMPALKVGDSVQIRGRVLSFDELFEEVKLDFVQFENQ from the coding sequence ATGAAAAAGTTTGCCCTCCCCCTTTTAATCCTTGGCATTTTAGCCCTGGCTGCCTATTGGTATGTTTTCCATAAACCCCATCGGGATTTAATTCATGAAGAAGCGGCATTTAGCTTAAGCGCTAATAATTTAATGAGTGACTTTCAAAAGGATCGTGCTTTGGCTGATTCTCTGTATATCGATCAAATCATCAGCCTTAAAGGCGTAGTTAAAGAATTGCAAGAAGCCGCCTTGATTTTAGAACCTGGTATCTACGGTAGTTTAGATAGTACCGAAAGTATGCCGGCTTTAAAGGTGGGCGACAGCGTTCAAATCCGCGGTCGGGTTTTAAGTTTTGATGAGCTCTTTGAAGAAGTAAAGCTGGATTTCGTTCAATTCGAAAATCAATAA
- a CDS encoding cytochrome c family protein, translated as MRKIFSLSLLAFSMMACSSENLEDLQVAPCDSSNVTYSAEVQAILTNNCTDAGCHVGPGGVGGLDLRTYTSAKQIADNGDLVGRITGTSGAEMPPTGKLSNCEIDKIRAWVQAGAQNN; from the coding sequence ATGCGGAAAATTTTTAGCCTCTCACTACTGGCATTTAGCATGATGGCTTGCAGTAGTGAAAACCTGGAAGACCTTCAGGTAGCACCTTGTGATAGTTCAAATGTGACTTATAGTGCCGAAGTCCAAGCGATTCTTACGAATAACTGTACTGATGCCGGATGCCATGTTGGCCCAGGTGGAGTAGGTGGTTTGGATTTAAGAACCTATACCTCGGCCAAACAGATTGCGGATAATGGTGATTTGGTAGGTAGAATCACTGGTACAAGCGGTGCAGAAATGCCTCCTACCGGAAAGCTTTCGAACTGTGAAATAGATAAAATCAGAGCTTGGGTTCAGGCTGGTGCTCAAAACAATTAA
- a CDS encoding YceI family protein, translating into MKKLVLLLFLGASFMSQAQKVSTRSGFVKFFSDAPVEDITAENNQVSSILNLEDGSFAFLVPIKAFQFEKALMQEHFNENYMESGKYSSASFKGSIVDYAKIDLSKDAKYSLQFKGTMTIHGKSQEVNEKVTLIVKGGKVSVQAEFLLKCSDYGIEIPTAKKDNISNEISVTVKFEYA; encoded by the coding sequence ATGAAAAAATTAGTCCTCCTTTTATTTTTAGGCGCAAGCTTCATGAGCCAGGCGCAAAAAGTTAGTACCCGCAGTGGTTTTGTGAAGTTCTTTTCGGATGCACCGGTAGAAGATATCACCGCTGAGAACAATCAGGTAAGTAGCATCCTCAATCTGGAAGATGGCAGCTTTGCCTTTTTAGTTCCGATCAAAGCCTTTCAATTTGAAAAGGCCCTGATGCAGGAGCATTTCAATGAGAATTATATGGAAAGTGGAAAGTATTCCAGTGCTTCCTTTAAAGGTAGTATTGTGGATTATGCTAAGATTGATCTTTCCAAGGATGCTAAATACAGCCTTCAGTTTAAAGGTACCATGACTATTCACGGGAAAAGTCAGGAAGTAAATGAAAAGGTTACCTTAATTGTGAAAGGAGGTAAAGTAAGCGTTCAAGCAGAGTTCCTTTTAAAGTGTTCTGATTATGGCATTGAGATTCCCACGGCCAAGAAGGATAATATCAGCAATGAAATTTCGGTAACGGTAAAGTTTGAATATGCTTAA
- a CDS encoding serine hydrolase domain-containing protein, with translation MITWKNSIPLAALLILSTACLKNENFKSDYQGYSPALLNDDLEISDPESEGLDAAKIEAAYKLLYEDDRFVMARSLLVFRHNKLVAEAYPNSIEDRDRYANIQSCTKSITSIMAGIALQNGLFDSLETPLYSLFPDAFDGDQRKRDISLADALRMQTGLEFDNGVHTLGLYQNEGNSAAFVLEQDFLYPAGEIMNYNDGAPQLVSKAIEAKAGMKLAQYADEKLFAPLGISNYHWEEAKDGSSYGAFSLYLKPRDLGKIGLLLQDKGLWNNQVILDSLYLQEATSIQVAANYNHEPYGYYFWIIPAMKAYAALGHGGQFLLVVPEEELVVAYTAWPYTSGQFFDQRNDLMQMIVNSVK, from the coding sequence ATGATCACCTGGAAAAATAGCATCCCATTAGCCGCTTTGCTGATCTTGAGTACTGCCTGCTTAAAGAATGAAAATTTCAAAAGCGATTATCAAGGATATAGCCCTGCCCTGCTTAATGATGATCTCGAAATTTCGGATCCTGAAAGCGAAGGTCTGGATGCAGCTAAGATTGAAGCTGCCTATAAATTGCTTTATGAGGATGATCGTTTTGTGATGGCTCGGAGTCTTTTAGTCTTCCGGCATAATAAACTGGTCGCGGAAGCTTATCCCAATTCTATTGAGGATCGGGATCGCTATGCTAATATTCAATCCTGTACCAAGTCTATCACCTCTATTATGGCGGGTATCGCCTTACAGAATGGACTTTTTGATTCCCTTGAAACTCCGCTCTACTCCCTTTTCCCTGATGCCTTTGATGGCGATCAGCGTAAGCGGGACATTAGCCTAGCAGATGCCCTACGCATGCAAACGGGACTCGAGTTCGATAATGGCGTTCATACCCTTGGACTTTACCAGAACGAGGGGAATTCGGCGGCCTTTGTCTTGGAACAAGATTTTCTCTACCCTGCCGGGGAGATCATGAATTATAATGATGGCGCTCCCCAATTAGTTTCTAAGGCCATTGAAGCAAAGGCTGGTATGAAGCTGGCTCAATATGCTGATGAAAAATTATTTGCGCCCTTAGGGATCAGCAATTATCATTGGGAAGAAGCTAAGGATGGTAGCTCCTATGGTGCTTTCAGCTTGTATTTAAAGCCACGTGATCTAGGGAAAATTGGTCTTTTATTACAGGATAAAGGATTGTGGAATAATCAAGTGATTTTGGATAGCCTTTATCTGCAAGAAGCAACTAGTATTCAAGTTGCCGCCAATTACAACCATGAGCCCTATGGCTATTATTTCTGGATAATCCCCGCTATGAAAGCCTATGCCGCCTTAGGTCATGGAGGCCAGTTTTTATTAGTAGTACCCGAGGAGGAATTGGTAGTGGCATATACCGCCTGGCCTTATACCAGCGGACAATTCTTCGATCAGCGGAATGATTTAATGCAAATGATTGTGAATAGTGTCAAATAA
- a CDS encoding TCR/Tet family MFS transporter: protein MRGKSAAVRFIFITILIDIIGIGIIIPIVPDLIQELTDFDNSTAAWYGGLLAATYATMQFIFAPILGGLSDSFGRRTLLLISLFGLGLDYLVIVFAPSLAWLFVARIISGICGSSMTVANAYIADISGPEDRAKNFGMIGAAFGLGFIVGPTIGGLLGEYGTRVPFMAAAAMALLNWLYGYFVVPESLDAEHRRAFSWKRANPIGTLRSIFSNKIIVPLIISLFTIYVAAHATQSNWSFYTKEKFHWGALEIGLSLGFVGVMVALIQGLVVGKVVKKLGEVKAVYLGFFFNALGLLLLGIITEPWMVYAVIVPYAFGGLAGPSLQSIMAGQTAKNAQGELQGGITNIMMLTAIIGPPLMTGIFGYYTHPDTDYYYPGAPFILASFLAILSIIIASRTLQKLRLNK from the coding sequence ATGCGAGGAAAAAGTGCTGCCGTACGGTTTATCTTTATTACCATCCTGATTGATATTATTGGGATCGGTATTATCATTCCCATTGTTCCCGATCTAATACAGGAACTCACTGATTTTGATAATAGTACCGCTGCTTGGTATGGTGGCCTATTGGCTGCTACCTATGCGACTATGCAGTTCATTTTTGCGCCTATTTTAGGCGGTCTCAGCGATAGTTTTGGGCGACGCACCTTGCTTTTAATTTCACTCTTTGGCTTAGGCCTGGATTATCTGGTAATTGTATTTGCTCCCAGTTTGGCCTGGCTCTTCGTAGCGCGAATTATTTCCGGGATTTGTGGCAGTAGCATGACCGTAGCCAATGCCTATATCGCTGATATCAGTGGTCCGGAAGACCGCGCTAAGAATTTCGGAATGATTGGTGCCGCTTTTGGCTTAGGCTTTATTGTGGGTCCTACCATTGGAGGTTTACTGGGTGAGTATGGTACGCGGGTTCCTTTTATGGCCGCGGCCGCTATGGCCTTATTAAACTGGCTCTATGGTTATTTTGTAGTACCCGAATCTTTGGATGCCGAACATCGCAGAGCTTTCTCTTGGAAACGAGCCAATCCTATTGGTACCCTCCGAAGCATTTTCTCCAATAAGATAATTGTTCCTCTAATCATTAGCCTCTTTACTATTTATGTGGCGGCGCATGCCACTCAATCCAACTGGTCCTTTTACACCAAAGAAAAATTTCATTGGGGTGCTTTAGAGATTGGTCTTTCCTTGGGTTTCGTTGGGGTGATGGTGGCTTTAATCCAAGGTTTAGTGGTAGGTAAAGTGGTGAAAAAGCTGGGTGAAGTGAAAGCAGTCTATTTGGGCTTTTTCTTCAATGCTTTGGGATTACTGCTCTTAGGAATTATTACCGAGCCCTGGATGGTGTATGCCGTAATAGTTCCATACGCTTTCGGGGGATTGGCTGGACCTTCATTACAATCGATAATGGCTGGCCAAACTGCTAAAAATGCGCAGGGCGAATTACAAGGGGGGATTACTAATATTATGATGCTAACCGCCATTATAGGTCCGCCATTAATGACCGGTATCTTTGGCTATTATACCCATCCGGACACCGATTATTATTATCCGGGAGCGCCTTTTATTTTGGCATCTTTCTTAGCGATCCTAAGTATCATTATAGCCTCACGGACCTTGCAGAAATTGCGCTTGAATAAATAA
- a CDS encoding START domain-containing protein, translating to MMRTLCFSLALLLFPMAGADRSGSKWELRKNEDGIKIYTRAVEGAALDEFKAHAEFNFPMEKIVAILEDADHFKDWMPNCSHSKLIKREGQKQYHYTITSAPFPLDDRDCYYRFSYEKTSNQVKINMDGLPDYGPKKEDMVRIPSVKGYWLFEKLGPQKTKITYQVLANPGGSIPGWLANAGTVDSPFNTLKNLRKRLES from the coding sequence ATGATGCGCACGCTTTGCTTTTCCCTGGCACTACTGCTGTTTCCCATGGCTGGGGCCGATAGATCCGGATCTAAATGGGAGCTTCGTAAAAATGAAGATGGGATAAAAATCTACACTCGGGCAGTAGAAGGCGCCGCCTTGGATGAGTTTAAGGCTCATGCCGAGTTCAATTTTCCCATGGAGAAAATCGTTGCGATTTTAGAGGATGCTGATCATTTCAAAGATTGGATGCCCAATTGCTCACATTCGAAGCTCATTAAACGTGAAGGGCAAAAACAATATCACTATACCATTACTTCTGCCCCCTTCCCTTTGGATGACCGCGATTGCTATTATCGCTTTAGTTATGAAAAAACTAGCAATCAGGTAAAAATCAACATGGATGGACTACCAGACTATGGCCCCAAGAAGGAGGATATGGTGCGAATTCCCAGTGTAAAAGGCTATTGGCTTTTTGAAAAACTAGGGCCACAAAAAACAAAGATCACCTATCAAGTACTCGCCAATCCAGGTGGAAGCATCCCGGGCTGGTTAGCGAATGCCGGAACGGTGGACTCGCCTTTCAATACCTTGAAAAACTTACGCAAGAGATTGGAGTCCTAG
- a CDS encoding DUF5777 family beta-barrel protein gives MLKRFLVLAAFAPLSLWSQEDLMAELEQADANKTEYAFATWKGTKVVNLQTNELPGKGVLQYTILHRFGAFNDDFFYNFMGLDNAQVRLTLDYSPTSWLNVGLGHTGFRKTYDVFAKYRLLRQSKGARNMPVSVTGFSSAYYSANRVDDGVDRTFGRRMSYVHELVIARKFSQKFSAQIVPTLIHSNLTNRAADNNTQIAVGIAARYKITPMHAITVEYVPVLNPNQYPDLSADPLALPMNVPFSNFTNALSLGIDIETGGHVFQLFVTNARGVAEPYAFTQTDGSWLDGDLHFGFNISRVFTVSN, from the coding sequence ATGCTTAAGCGATTTTTAGTTCTGGCAGCTTTTGCCCCGCTTTCTTTATGGTCGCAGGAAGATTTGATGGCCGAATTGGAACAGGCCGATGCCAATAAAACGGAATATGCCTTTGCAACCTGGAAGGGCACCAAAGTGGTGAACCTACAAACCAATGAGCTACCTGGTAAGGGGGTGTTGCAGTATACCATTCTGCACCGTTTTGGGGCCTTTAATGATGATTTCTTTTACAATTTCATGGGTCTTGATAATGCTCAGGTACGACTGACATTAGATTATAGCCCGACTTCCTGGTTGAATGTTGGCTTGGGACATACCGGCTTCCGCAAGACCTATGATGTTTTTGCGAAATACCGTTTACTGCGTCAGTCTAAAGGCGCCCGCAACATGCCGGTGAGTGTGACCGGATTTTCATCGGCCTATTATTCGGCAAATCGTGTAGATGACGGTGTGGATCGCACCTTTGGTCGTCGCATGTCTTATGTGCATGAGTTGGTTATCGCTCGGAAATTCAGTCAGAAGTTTTCAGCGCAGATTGTACCGACTTTGATTCATAGTAATCTCACTAATCGCGCAGCCGATAATAATACTCAGATCGCAGTGGGTATTGCCGCCCGCTATAAGATCACGCCTATGCATGCCATTACGGTAGAGTATGTTCCGGTTTTGAATCCAAATCAATATCCGGATTTAAGTGCAGATCCACTGGCCTTGCCTATGAATGTGCCTTTCAGCAATTTCACTAATGCTTTATCGCTAGGTATTGATATTGAAACCGGTGGTCACGTATTTCAGCTCTTCGTAACCAATGCCCGTGGGGTGGCAGAACCTTATGCCTTTACCCAAACTGATGGCTCCTGGTTAGATGGTGATTTACACTTTGGCTTTAATATCAGCCGAGTGTTTACGGTGAGTAATTAA
- a CDS encoding 2,3,4,5-tetrahydropyridine-2,6-dicarboxylate N-succinyltransferase produces the protein MKQHEEHILKAWEDRELLKDPATVKLIEECIEAIDKGELRCAEKVNGEWQVHEWVKKAVILYFPTRKMESLEAGPLEFHDKIPLKKNYKELGIRVVPHAIARHGAYVASGVVMMPSYVNIGAYVDSGTMVDTWATVGSCAQIGKNVHLSGGVGIGGVLEPVQASPVIIEDNCFIGSRCIVVEGIRIEEEAVLGANVVLTASTKIIDVSGPEPKEIKGYIPARSVVIPGSMPKEFPAGTYNVPCALIIGKRKESTNKKTSLNDALREYNVAV, from the coding sequence ATGAAGCAGCACGAAGAACATATCTTGAAAGCTTGGGAAGACCGTGAATTATTAAAAGATCCGGCAACTGTAAAGCTTATCGAAGAATGTATCGAAGCGATCGACAAAGGAGAATTGCGTTGCGCCGAAAAAGTAAATGGTGAATGGCAAGTGCACGAATGGGTAAAGAAGGCGGTAATCCTCTACTTCCCTACTCGTAAAATGGAAAGCCTGGAGGCCGGTCCTCTGGAATTCCACGATAAGATTCCTTTAAAGAAGAACTATAAAGAATTAGGCATTCGGGTGGTTCCTCATGCCATTGCCCGCCATGGTGCCTATGTGGCTTCCGGGGTAGTAATGATGCCTTCTTATGTAAATATTGGCGCTTATGTAGATAGCGGTACCATGGTTGACACTTGGGCCACTGTTGGCAGCTGCGCGCAAATTGGCAAGAATGTTCACCTTAGTGGTGGCGTGGGAATTGGCGGCGTTTTAGAGCCCGTGCAAGCATCTCCGGTAATTATTGAAGACAATTGCTTTATTGGATCTCGCTGCATTGTGGTAGAAGGAATTCGCATTGAAGAAGAAGCGGTATTAGGTGCCAATGTGGTGCTTACCGCCTCTACCAAGATTATCGATGTAAGCGGGCCCGAACCCAAGGAAATCAAAGGTTACATCCCAGCCCGCTCGGTGGTAATTCCTGGCTCTATGCCTAAGGAATTCCCCGCTGGAACTTATAATGTGCCTTGTGCTCTAATTATTGGTAAGCGTAAGGAAAGCACCAATAAAAAGACCAGCTTAAACGATGCCTTACGCGAATACAATGTGGCCGTTTAA
- a CDS encoding DHH family phosphoesterase, producing MQNLERLSAELKEYLVERPDIVVTNHFNPDGDAVGSATALCGVLMQLGLKVKMIMPNDYAANLKWMTLSEEVLFYDQAEAEADTYLENAGLLIHLDYNNPARSGPMELAIRHSKAKKLMIDHHQQPDDFCDWTYSDTSMSSTCEMVWHFLEAMGWTELLSKDLAEALYTGIATDTGNFRFSSTSPLTHRVAAQLLEKGVENQKVASRVYDSNSISRFQLLGRTLNQMEILEDFNTTILYLDQKDLDACGFQKGDTEGFVNYGLSLENMELSAFILPRDGGHKLSFRSKTSFDVNQFARTYFEGGGHKNAAGGKSDRNMEDTIAYLKDCLKSHQEELKSYASIV from the coding sequence ATGCAAAATTTGGAAAGACTAAGCGCGGAGCTTAAAGAATACCTGGTTGAAAGACCAGATATTGTGGTTACCAATCACTTCAATCCGGATGGCGATGCCGTGGGAAGTGCCACCGCCTTATGCGGGGTTTTAATGCAGCTGGGGCTGAAGGTGAAAATGATTATGCCTAATGATTATGCTGCCAATTTAAAATGGATGACCCTGAGCGAAGAAGTGCTCTTTTACGATCAGGCAGAAGCAGAAGCGGATACCTATTTGGAAAATGCCGGATTGCTTATTCACCTCGATTATAATAATCCCGCGCGAAGCGGTCCCATGGAATTAGCGATTCGCCATAGCAAGGCTAAAAAATTGATGATTGATCATCATCAACAGCCAGATGATTTTTGCGATTGGACCTATAGCGATACTTCCATGAGTAGTACCTGCGAAATGGTCTGGCATTTTTTGGAAGCTATGGGCTGGACCGAGCTACTCAGCAAAGATCTGGCAGAAGCCCTCTATACTGGCATTGCTACCGATACCGGAAATTTCCGCTTTAGCAGCACCAGTCCCCTCACCCATCGAGTGGCGGCCCAATTATTAGAAAAGGGAGTTGAAAATCAGAAGGTGGCCAGTAGAGTGTACGACAGCAATAGCATCAGCCGTTTTCAATTGCTAGGTCGCACCCTCAATCAAATGGAAATTCTGGAAGACTTTAATACTACCATTCTTTATCTGGACCAAAAGGATTTGGATGCCTGTGGCTTTCAAAAAGGAGATACCGAAGGTTTTGTAAACTATGGTCTTTCCTTGGAGAACATGGAGCTCTCCGCTTTCATCCTGCCCCGCGATGGCGGTCATAAATTGAGCTTCCGCAGTAAAACTTCCTTTGATGTAAACCAATTTGCCCGCACTTACTTTGAAGGCGGTGGACATAAGAATGCTGCCGGAGGTAAATCCGACCGCAATATGGAAGATACCATTGCCTATTTAAAGGATTGCCTTAAATCGCATCAGGAAGAATTAAAGAGCTATGCAAGCATTGTTTAA
- a CDS encoding FKBP-type peptidyl-prolyl cis-trans isomerase, with amino-acid sequence MQALFKYLFLALGLSLSACHPGSENSQKLELKQESHQNPRENNIEAHRAFLQKEVESIEAYIEDRDLDLKRNGTGIYYSIDSTAARGPMAKEGDLVYYYYSISMLNGSQLYQSDSSKAASLLIDREDAEIGLHDALKLMRVGDKGFFILPSHRAFGVAGDQNKVPPFTALVYKLEVLEIQNQNQQK; translated from the coding sequence ATGCAAGCATTGTTTAAATACCTATTCTTAGCTCTGGGACTCAGCCTTAGTGCCTGCCATCCCGGATCGGAAAACAGTCAAAAACTGGAACTCAAACAGGAGAGCCATCAAAATCCCCGCGAAAACAATATCGAGGCCCACCGTGCTTTCCTTCAGAAGGAAGTAGAATCTATCGAGGCCTATATTGAAGATCGCGACCTCGATCTTAAACGCAATGGAACCGGCATTTACTATTCTATCGATAGTACTGCGGCTCGCGGGCCGATGGCAAAGGAGGGCGATTTGGTGTATTACTATTATAGTATCTCTATGCTAAATGGCAGTCAACTTTATCAATCAGACAGTAGCAAAGCCGCATCCCTACTTATAGACCGGGAGGATGCCGAAATCGGATTACACGATGCCTTAAAGTTGATGCGCGTTGGGGATAAGGGCTTCTTTATCTTACCTTCGCATCGCGCCTTCGGGGTGGCAGGCGATCAAAATAAAGTTCCACCCTTTACCGCATTGGTATATAAATTAGAAGTCTTAGAAATTCAAAATCAAAATCAACAGAAATGA
- a CDS encoding peptidylprolyl isomerase, whose amino-acid sequence MRNFWLTAFLIGGLLSSCSSQNSVVINGEEQELSDGVYAHMNTTLGDILIKLEEEKAPLTTANFVALAEGNHPEVAEQFKGKPFYDGLIFHRVIPQFMIQGGDPEGTGMGGPGYQFEQETSKELSHNKGVISMANSGPNTNGSQFFITVAHTAHLDGGYNVFGKVVAGQNVADSISAVERNRQDRPNTDVVINSVKIIRKGSAKNYDAPKAWKEAKEAMVNAKAEAEAAAKKQVEELTAGMEQTSTGLYYEVLTEGTGPKPEPGQMVLMNYSGWLPDGTLFDSSIEEVAKEGGRFNPGRKYEPFAVAAGRNAPVIQGWREALVRMKVGDKWKLVIPPNLGYGSRGAGNLIPPDSWLVFEVEMVSIKEAGSESAK is encoded by the coding sequence ATGAGAAACTTTTGGTTGACCGCATTCCTCATCGGAGGCCTGTTGTCGAGCTGCAGCTCCCAAAATTCCGTGGTAATTAATGGCGAAGAGCAAGAATTAAGCGACGGTGTTTATGCCCACATGAATACGACTTTGGGCGATATCTTAATCAAACTCGAAGAGGAAAAAGCACCTTTAACCACCGCTAATTTTGTGGCTTTAGCCGAAGGAAATCACCCCGAGGTAGCTGAGCAATTCAAAGGAAAACCTTTTTACGATGGTTTGATCTTTCACCGTGTGATTCCTCAATTTATGATCCAAGGTGGTGACCCCGAAGGTACCGGTATGGGTGGCCCCGGATATCAATTCGAACAAGAAACCAGCAAAGAGCTGAGTCACAATAAGGGCGTTATCTCTATGGCTAATTCCGGACCTAACACCAATGGTAGTCAATTCTTTATCACTGTAGCCCATACTGCTCACCTCGATGGTGGTTATAATGTATTTGGTAAGGTGGTAGCCGGACAAAATGTAGCCGATAGTATTTCTGCTGTAGAGCGCAATCGTCAGGATCGTCCTAATACCGATGTAGTAATCAATAGCGTAAAGATCATCCGCAAGGGATCGGCTAAAAACTACGATGCTCCTAAAGCTTGGAAAGAGGCCAAAGAAGCGATGGTAAATGCCAAGGCGGAAGCGGAAGCTGCTGCTAAAAAGCAGGTAGAAGAATTAACAGCCGGCATGGAGCAAACCAGCACCGGTTTATACTACGAAGTACTTACAGAAGGTACCGGTCCTAAACCAGAGCCCGGCCAAATGGTATTAATGAACTATTCTGGTTGGTTACCTGATGGAACCTTATTCGATTCCAGTATTGAGGAAGTAGCCAAAGAAGGTGGTCGTTTTAACCCTGGTCGTAAATACGAGCCCTTCGCAGTAGCGGCAGGTCGCAATGCCCCAGTAATCCAGGGATGGCGTGAAGCCTTAGTGCGCATGAAAGTGGGCGACAAATGGAAATTGGTTATTCCTCCTAATTTAGGTTATGGCAGCCGTGGTGCTGGTAACTTAATCCCACCAGATAGCTGGTTGGTATTTGAAGTAGAAATGGTATCCATTAAAGAAGCCGGCTCTGAGTCCGCTAAATAA